GGCAAATAATGGGTACAACATTGatatcttataattaaaggaaatctatattatcataaagaaTAAAACCATGCATGTTAATTGTAGATATAATAGTATCTTGATAAACTATCTTGTCATCAACTATATGAAACTGGACTTAACATGTTTAGTAAAATTTGTTGAGCtgttcaatttataaatataagcacATTCTGTTATTTTGTTAGTCTAGTAACGATATCATTATGTTAtctctaaatttattatgtgtattatgataacttttatCAATAAGTACActaacaatatgtatatttgataaatgttttaattaatgctaaccataatatatacttttctatccaatgtttttttattcgcTGTTTTGTAAGAGCAAggaaattaagataaaatatagagTATTGAGAATGTTCATCTGTGTAATAGGCTATTTGTATATTAGTAGTAACAAGTGTTATAACTgaacatgtatatatgttataaaacttcTAGTGTATTCAATGTTTCATTGCTTTTTACATTCTTCAATTTACAATAAGAAAATTCCCGACAAATACTGTCAACTATATAAAATCCAAAAAGTTGAGACATAtccttagtttcattttgtaacaaaaataaaggaaaCTTCATTTCagtaataactttgttttagcACATATCTACAAAACTAAGTAGTATAGTTTAAAAGTAGTTCCATGATTGTATTTAACATAAGACTACAAGTGTATTTCAAAgcttttatgtattataaataaaacaaacatacacggttacatctttattttaaacttaaatttcctTAAACTTTATGAAAACAAAGCTTGTGATATTCTaacaattctatttaaatgattgaTACTGGTGAGCAAAAATCAACTACATGCTCTGAAATAACATTGCTCTGGGCATTATGGGCCCTAACATGCTTCTGCAATACTCTCTTGTTAGCCAACTTCTTCCCACAAATGCTGCATGGAACCTCTCTGTTGGAATGAGATTCTTTATGGATCTTCAGACCAGATGATGTAGCAAATCCTTTAAAACACACATCACACTTATGAGGTCTCTCACTAGTGTGTGTATGTGCAATATGTACTACTAAAGAATGTTTAGTAGCAAAACTCCTGTCACAATGTTTATACAGGCATACAAATGGCCTCGGTTTCTGTTGACCCAAGTGAGTCAGTCTATGAGCTCTCAAATAAGTAGCCCTTGTGTATGTTTTAGGACAATCAGGACAAGCAAATTCTTTTACGCCCTTATGAATCTTGATATGCATCATCAATGTAGATTTTGCTGTGAATCTCTTGTCACAAGTAACACAAGCAAACAATTTGCGATTACTGGAATGAGCCACCCTAAAATGTTCTTTTAGAGACTGCCTTGATTTGTAAGTTTTGTTGCAGAAACCACATTTAAACTGATTGATGTCAATATGGGACACTAAATGCTGCCTTAAACCACTAGATGTGTGGAATGTTTTACCACATCTTGGGCAGAGATATTTGCGGAAATCAGTATGTTTTGCCATATGATATCTCAGACTGTATATCCTAGTAAATGACTTTGTACATAAAGTACATGAATAGCGCTTTTCTGCCTCTTTACGCTGAAGTCCCTCTGTTGATGTTATTTCAGTCACTGGAGGTAGGGGTGTTAGTTCCTTATTTTCAGGTATTTCAGGTGCAAAATCAATGGCTGGGTGACTATTAAAGAGAGGAACATCATATTCATGGTCCTgataaacaacatttatatcaattgaATTTAAGTCATCACTCTGCAAATTATTTGACGTAGATTGTATGGTAAAAATTTGCGATAGTGTAACATTGGCTTTTAAGCAATTTAACTTGAAGTTATAAGCCAGCAACGCAGTAGAAACACATGAGGCACACATTCCTTGGGGCCAGTTTTCTTCATCATTATTctacaacaaataaaacagaaacatTACTAAACGAAGTCTAGatgtaagttatatatatatcataaataaattaatacatacttCCAGACAATtcagaaaaactaaaatgtctataagctttattttattcatttcatgTTCAATCAAATCTTGTATATTCCTATACATAGTTGGATCACAAGCATCAAATTCTAATAAACAGGTTcgacatatgttttttgttgCAGGTATTATTATGCTTGTGTACTCCATCTTTTCTTCTTTAATTGCGATTCATAGTAATACAATATCATGATCATAAGAGCGTGTAAATCCGATGAACAAATACGCTTGGAAACACTCCGAGCAACGCGATCggaaattaaaacagaaagtCAGATTTTAGAATCAAAAACCCTTTTTTCTTCCATTGTTCATGACATACAAGCAGGCTACAGTAGTAGCCATAATGTTCTACTAGCTTTGAATCTATACCATAGTAATCCGACAAATTGATTTTCAtaacgttaataaaaaaaataagtgagatcatgaaatattattatacagttTTCAGTAATATACTTAGCAAGATGCttgaaatgaataattttggtaaattatatttattataaaaaaccaaTAATTTCTTCCGGAACTCTGGCAACGTTTACTGAGAATTGATGATAACTTAACGTCAATGCTAAATCCTGCCTTTTTGACGTACAGCGTGCGTCGTGGGCAAGTATTGTAACtgctttaattttacaatcaattctttgttttttgtaaaaccGTGTTTCTTTTGAAAGTgagtatttcaaaattaaacataagaaTGCATAGTTTCAATTGAGGatacatttaaacaaatactGCTAGACTAACCTCTACTATAAGTTCTACTACTTAGACATCTTGTAACCTACCATTTCTAAAACaaccaaaaaataatcatttttacaGAGTAAtagaatctaaataaaatgagtCGGTTCTTCGCAACTGGAACTGACTCCGAGTCTGAAAGTTCATCTGAAGAGGAACAGGTAGTAAGAGCGCCGGCGCCCGTTTACACGGTGAGTTTCTTAcctaattattcaattaacatTATTGATGACAAATATCCTGTTATGACACGAAATGTATGCTTTCATACTGATCTTGACGAGATTAGACTGAAATGAAGATTTAAGTAAGCAATTAACTTATTTCGTTTTAGAAGATGGAAAcctaaaaactaaaatgttctacttttttaaatcgtttttgatatttttgtaaaattatggTGTGATTTCTCACTAATGtgtgttatttgaaaaatgaaaactttttgtaggaatttaaattagggagtatttatttttcataaatgacTATAATCATTTACTTTAACTATATGTAAATcatttaactaaattaaattaagccTGAACTGAAAAAGAGCTGACTGATTTTGTTGAAAGAGTATGCTCCTTTCAGTACCGCATTTCAGATGTCAGTGTGTAgtacttaaatgtttattccGCCTAGTTTGTAATGAAGTAACTTGCAACTGTTGTTTGAAATAGGAATTTactaattatgaattaaaaaaagtaaaattcagACTGTCTTTTTGTCtaaaatatgaacaaatatTACATCCTCATTCTGTTACCATTATACTTTAAGGAAATCCATCAAGTAGATctttatttctgtattatacatagatctatattaatatatgtattaatagaCATCGGCAGTTGTACAAGCAGTGTTGCATATCCTGGATACATACCTATTGAATTTTCAAAGCTATATCCAAAGACTTCActgtatctttaaaaatattgtgattagTTTATTAAcactaaacaataaaaaaatttaagaaattatttaatatgcacTAGCAATTGTAATGATATGTGTATTTAgtgaaatgtttttctttgcaaaatatttaaatattatatcaaacaatgTCTATAAAGTAGTATATAGCTTCTTgctcatattaatattcattttatatcatttattcacataaatattaaaaactttagttttaacattatttttactttagttttattaaaaactttaataaaactagtgTTAGTTCAACACtcttaaataagaatttataaaatcaaatgatattagttatatttaccatttctaaaatttaataataataataatgaattttcattagctgatgtaatgtttaattaatagtgTGAAAGAGAATGCCATATCAGACATAGTCAACCacataatatagttttatataaagttatattcgTTAGAACCAACATTTCTACACAGagcttttcattttttataatctatcaaaatacctatatatttttttggatcttatttacttataagcaataattatttcaattctttttttaatattatgcaaTAATCTTATCTGTTAACATCACTTGCTTTCGTAAATTAAACTAGACTGGaacacttaaattattttttattattgaagtatacaatttaaattttgtctcACAGTTCAGTGATGATGAAGAAGAAACTAAACGTGTTGTACGTTCTATGAAAGAGAAAAGATATGAAGAATTGGAAGGAATAATTCATTCGATTCGTAACCATCGTAAGATCAAGGACTTCGCGTCAGCTTTAGCTTCATTTGAAGAGCTCCAAAAGGCTTACACTCGAGCAGCACCTGTTGTCGCTAAGGAGGAAAACGGTGTCGCTCCACGTTTCTTTATTAGAGCGTTGACAGAACTAGATGATTGGGTCTCGGGAGCATGGAATGATCGAGACAATAGGAAAACTCTTTCCAAGGGCAACAGTAAAGCACTGACGTCCTTGAGACAGAAACTTCGGAAGTATATAAAGGAGTTTGATGCCGAAATTTCCAAATTCCGTGAAAATCCAGACTTACCAGACGATGACGACGAGCGCAAAGGTTAGTCAGTAATAGTTTGTTATATCAGCAGATATGCTGGTTAATAGAACTTATTCTAtgtatctaataaattaatatattatatccagATACGTCTTCATCTGACGAATCCGAAGATGAAGAAAAGGTTAAAGAAAAACCAAGAGTTCGCCGTTCACCGGAGCCCCAGCGTGGGCCGCCGCCTCAAGATGATGACTCATCCGACACTTTCGACTGGGGTTCTAGTTCGTCTGATTCGAGCTCAAGTTCCGACGATGAGACAAGGGCTGCAACAATACGAGAGAAATTCTTAAAGAAGACCACGGAAAGGGATGACGATGAGGAGAGAGACAGGCGCCGTGCTAGGCGTGAGAGACGAGAAAGGGTTGGGAAAATTAGCAAGAAGGATCAAGCTGATGACGGTGGAGAATGGGAGACAGTAAGGAAGGGCGCCGCGACATCAGATAAACCAAAAATGTTCGCTAAggtaataattctataatataattacaagtaTTTACTGACAAATGTTGCTTTAATAGATTACTTGCGCCACGAACTCGGTAACACAGATAATACTCGCAGAAGttggtaaaataattactgttGATCACACTACCCGATTTATTTTCTCAATGTATTTTAGATccaaatacaaaatgttaataaaacttttatttacacagGACAGTGACATTGATGCAGCGTTAGTAGTGAAGAAACTTGGCGAAATCAGTGCAGCTCGTGGTCGGAAAAGAACAGACCGAAGGGCACAACTGGAACTACTTCATGAACTCCGAACTGTGGCACAACAGCACAACCTCGGTGATGCTCTCCAGCTCAAACTGCGCGCTGCAACTGTTGCGTCACTTTTCGATTACAACCCCAAGGTCTCTGATGCCATGAAACCCGAATACTGGTCGCGCCTTGTAGAGAATGTGGATCAAATGGTCACTCTCCTTCTAGCCCATGAGGATATGATGCTAAGTGAAACAATCACCGAGGAGAATGAACAGCTAGTTACTCCACCATTTAAAGTCAGGGGCTGTCTGCTGACCGCATTGGAGAGACTTGACGACGAGTTCATAAAGCTGCTTAAAGAATGCGACCCTCATTCCAACGACTACGTAGAGAGATTGAAAGATGAAGTAAGGGTGTCCGCTCTTATCGATCGAGTCTGCCAGGTCGTAGAACGAGATGGAAGCCCTCAGGAAATCTGTCGCGCATATTTACGTAAAATTGATCATCTTTACTATAAATTTGATCCTCGTGCTATCAAGAAAGATCTGTCACCAGGTGAAGAAACAACTATTAAAAAGATGGAACGTCTATGCAAGTATATTTATGCTAACGATGATTCCGACCGTCTGAGAACTCGAGCGATACTATCGCATATATACCATCACGCCTTGCACGACAACTGGTTCCAGGCGAGGGATCTTCTTCTCATGTCCCATCTTCAAGAGAACGTTCAACACTCCGATCCCAGCACTCAGATATTGTACAACCGTACAATGGCTAATCTTGGGTTATGTGCTTTCCGTCGGGGCAATGTCAAGGAAGCCCATGGTTGTTTGGCCGAACTCATGATGACGGGCAAACCGAAAGAGTTACTCGCTCAGGGCTTGCTGCCACAGCGTCAACATGAGCGTTCTAAGGAACAGGAGAAAATAGAGAAGCAGCGCCAAATGCCGTTCCATATGCACATTAACTTGGAACTTTTGGAGTGCGTCTACTTGGTATCGGCCATGCTGATTGAAATTCCATACATGGCTGCTCATGAATTTGATGCCCGTCGTCGTATGATAAGTAAGACATTCTATCAGAACTTGCGTGCGAGTGAAAGGCAGGCTTTGGTTGGTCCGCCGGAGTCAATGCGTGAACACGCTGTGGCAGCCGCGAGGGCAATGAGGAGGGGAGACTGGCGCGCCTGCCTTAACTTTATCGTTAACGAAAAAATGAACGCAAAGGTAActttcatatttcataaatcgATTCACtaaattttgttgttaaaaatgcGTATTAAAAAGAGGtctaaataattatctttttctGTACGACGGTGATGTCAATAAACACTAATCAAATTTCACAGTCTCTTTTATAATCTAATATCAACTGCATATCGCATATCTTTCTAATAAGTTCTAGATACATACGATTGTGATTACAACACGAGCGAGGAGATAGaacaatactattttaatttatcgtacttgatttaaaaattgacaTCCATGACATATAccgttaattattattattataatttaccttTTCATAGGTCTGGGATTTGATGGTCGGCGCTGAAAACGTACGTGCTATGCTCGGTAGACTGATAAGGGAGGAGTCACTGAGAACATATTTGTTTACGTATGCTCATGTGTACGCATCGCTGTCATTGCATTCGCTGGCTGACATGTTCGAATTGCCGAGACAACGCGTTCACTCTCTCGTATCTAAGATGATCATTAACGAGGAACTGTTGGCTTCCCTGGACGATCCGAGCGAATGCGCCATACTCCACCGCTCTGAACCAACCAGAATGCAAGCGCTGGCGCTGCAACTCGCAGATaaggttaaatatattaaatgttatatctttattcacgcatatataacaaaaaatctatacCTACAGTTTATATTTTCGATCATTATCATGTGATTTTCTCAATCATCACTACCGCTCGTATTTGGATGCTATTTTCGTTAGTTTAAATCATCTTctacaatgttataaattaatgattatcGCTTATTGTTGTTAAAGAATATACCGATAACGAATCTTATATACAAACCTTTCCAATTCCACCAGGTGGGTAACCTAGTAGACTCTAACGAGCGGATCTTCGAGAAGCAGGGCTCGTTCTTCCAGCGCGGTGGCGCGCCGCGGGGGGAAGGCAGACAGCGGGACAGACCACGCGAGGGCTGGGGCCGCAGGCAGCGCAACAGGCGTCGAGACGACGAGCGCGCTCACGAAGACTAAACCCGGGGACGCCTTACATAAGCAACAGCTGTTGGCGCATACGCAGGAAGAGAACACTCAACCTGAACAACCAGGATACTCGCATAAttaagaagaagaaaaaacaCCATATCAGCACTATGGAGCACATTTTTACATGTTGCAATAATAAGTCTCAAGAACTGAGGAAGACGAAATATCAGGACAACAACCTTAAGCAATCTTCTGCAGATAAAATATCTTTGGatgtttttaatctttttaatactCCTTTATTGTGCCAGTTATTTTGGTATAACATCATGTGTCCAATTGTCCGCGATTGTAAGGAAATCCAAAAgtactacttttttttaacatatattttcattactgAATCTTAGCGCTCTTCTAtactattagtttttaaatatgttgtttggttgttttaaatgtggccgtcatccgtgcaaagacgtgcacagtatattctgccagtgtcatgttgaaatatatgttttctttGATGATCCACATCAAACAACATCAACATCTATGTCAACATTAGACTTGTAGTATAGAAGAGCGctaaaaaacaatagttatgACCATTACTTCATATTTCACTATTATTCTTCAGTTTATATGTATGCTcgcaataaacatatttatcattaacattcttttatttatttatctaaacgGTCGACCTAAGaactaatacattatataatataaaaaattactgtaacaaaatattttttataaataacct
This Danaus plexippus chromosome Z, MEX_DaPlex, whole genome shotgun sequence DNA region includes the following protein-coding sequences:
- the LOC116778141 gene encoding myoneurin-like is translated as MEYTSIIIPATKNICRTCLLEFDACDPTMYRNIQDLIEHEMNKIKLIDILVFLNCLENNDEENWPQGMCASCVSTALLAYNFKLNCLKANVTLSQIFTIQSTSNNLQSDDLNSIDINVVYQDHEYDVPLFNSHPAIDFAPEIPENKELTPLPPVTEITSTEGLQRKEAEKRYSCTLCTKSFTRIYSLRYHMAKHTDFRKYLCPRCGKTFHTSSGLRQHLVSHIDINQFKCGFCNKTYKSRQSLKEHFRVAHSSNRKLFACVTCDKRFTAKSTLMMHIKIHKGVKEFACPDCPKTYTRATYLRAHRLTHLGQQKPRPFVCLYKHCDRSFATKHSLVVHIAHTHTSERPHKCDVCFKGFATSSGLKIHKESHSNREVPCSICGKKLANKRVLQKHVRAHNAQSNVISEHVVDFCSPVSII
- the LOC116778139 gene encoding eukaryotic translation initiation factor 3 subunit C, translated to MSRFFATGTDSESESSSEEEQVVRAPAPVYTFSDDEEETKRVVRSMKEKRYEELEGIIHSIRNHRKIKDFASALASFEELQKAYTRAAPVVAKEENGVAPRFFIRALTELDDWVSGAWNDRDNRKTLSKGNSKALTSLRQKLRKYIKEFDAEISKFRENPDLPDDDDERKDTSSSDESEDEEKVKEKPRVRRSPEPQRGPPPQDDDSSDTFDWGSSSSDSSSSSDDETRAATIREKFLKKTTERDDDEERDRRRARRERRERVGKISKKDQADDGGEWETVRKGAATSDKPKMFAKDSDIDAALVVKKLGEISAARGRKRTDRRAQLELLHELRTVAQQHNLGDALQLKLRAATVASLFDYNPKVSDAMKPEYWSRLVENVDQMVTLLLAHEDMMLSETITEENEQLVTPPFKVRGCLLTALERLDDEFIKLLKECDPHSNDYVERLKDEVRVSALIDRVCQVVERDGSPQEICRAYLRKIDHLYYKFDPRAIKKDLSPGEETTIKKMERLCKYIYANDDSDRLRTRAILSHIYHHALHDNWFQARDLLLMSHLQENVQHSDPSTQILYNRTMANLGLCAFRRGNVKEAHGCLAELMMTGKPKELLAQGLLPQRQHERSKEQEKIEKQRQMPFHMHINLELLECVYLVSAMLIEIPYMAAHEFDARRRMISKTFYQNLRASERQALVGPPESMREHAVAAARAMRRGDWRACLNFIVNEKMNAKVWDLMVGAENVRAMLGRLIREESLRTYLFTYAHVYASLSLHSLADMFELPRQRVHSLVSKMIINEELLASLDDPSECAILHRSEPTRMQALALQLADKVGNLVDSNERIFEKQGSFFQRGGAPRGEGRQRDRPREGWGRRQRNRRRDDERAHED